The segment CCGTCACTTGCGCTTCTTCCCTGCTGAAAGAGGTTTACAACCCGAAGGCCGTCATCCCTCACGCGGCGTCGCTGCATCAGGCTTTCGCCCATTGTGCAATATTCCCCACTGCTGCCTCCCGTAGGAGTCTGGGCCGTGTCTCAGTCCCAGTGTGGCCGGTCGCCCTCTCAGGCCGGCTACCCGTCGTCGCCTTGGTGGGCCATTACCCCACCAACAAGCTGATAGGCCGCGGGATCATCCTGAACCGCCGGAGCTTTCCACCGGCCCCCATGCGGGAGACGGTCGTATCCGGTATTAGACCTCGTTTCCAAGGCTTGTCCCAGAGTTCAGGGCAGATTCCCCACGTGTTACTCACCCGTTCGCCACTGATCCACCCCGAAGGGCTTCACCGTTCGACTTGCATGTGTTAAGCACGCCGCCAGCGTTCGTCCTGAGCCAGGATCAAACTCTCCGTGAATGCTTCCACGAAAGAGCGGCACAGCAGCCACCGGAATAAGGCGGCCCCGTGCACTGCGTCCTCGCTAGTGTTTTACTTCAAAAGGAATCTCCAACCCCGACGAGACGTCGAGGCCGGGGATGTCAACATATCTGGCGTTGACTTTTGGCACGCTGTTGAGTTCTCAAGGAACGGACACTTCCTTCGACCGGCCTTCCGACCGTATCTCCGGGCGCTTCGTTCTTTCGTGTTTCCAGCTTATCAGATCCGAGCTTGTGCTCTTTCCCGACTCGCTTTCGTCTTCTGCGGCTTGACGCCCCGTCCGACGTTTCAAACTCTAGCCGATCCCCGCTCCTGAAAGCGAATCGGCCGCAATCTCCGAAAAAAGCACACGCCGAAATACGAACGGGGACGCGAAAGAGACGCGACCCGTCACGGATCATCGAACTGGTTTCTCAAGGGATTGGCCGCCCCGGGACCGTCCACACAGATGCGTGTCCGGTGCTCCCTGCCGAGCGACCAGTGAACACTACGCCCGATCCGGCCCAGGTGCAAACAACGGCCGGAAGGCCGGCCCCTGGTGGGGGCCGGCCTTCCGTCGCGCTGGGATGCGCCGGGACGCGGTGGTGCGCGGTGGGCTACTGCTCAGCTGTTGGTGGGGAAGCCCAGGTTGATGCCACCGTGCGAGGGGTCGAGCCAGCGCTGGGTGACGGCCTTGCCGCGGGTGAAGAACTGGACGCCGTCGGCACCGTAGGCGTGGGAGTCGCCGAACAACGAGGCCTTCCAGCCGCCGAAGGAGTAGTAGGCGACGGGGACGGGGATCGGCACGTTGATGCCGACCATGCCGACCTCGACCTCGTTCTGGAAGCGCCGGGCCGCGCCGCCGTCGTTGGTGAAGATGGCGGTGCCGTTGCCGTAGGGGTTGGCGTTGATGAGTTCCAGGCCCTCGTCGTAGGAGGGGACCCGGACGACCGACAGGATCGGGCCGAAGATCTCGTCGTTGTAGACGGACATGCCCGGCTTGACGTGGTCGAACAGGGTGGGGCCGAGCCAGAAGCCGTCCGCGGTGGGGGCGCCGTTGGCGTCCTCGGCGGTGATGGCGTGCTTGCGGCCGTCGACGGCCAGCTCGGCGCCGTCGGCGACGCCGGACTCGACGTAGGAGGTGACCTTGTCCCGGTGCGCGCCGGTGACCAGCGGGCCCATCTCGGAGTCGCCGTTGCAGCCGGGGCCGACCTTGAGGGTGGCCATCCGCTCCTTGATCTTGGCGACCAGCTCGTCGCCGATCGGGTCGACGGCGACCAGGACGGAGACGGCCATGCAGCGCTCGCCGGCCGCGCCGAAGCCGGCGTTGATGGCGGCGTCGGCGGCCAGGTCGAGGTCGGCGTCGGGGAGCACCAGCATGTGGTTCTTGGCGCCGCCGAGGGCCTGCACGCGCTTGCCGTAGCGGGTGCCGGTCTCGTACACGTAGCGGGCGATGGGGGTGGAGCCGACGAAGGAGACCGACTTGACGTCGGGGTGCTCCAGCAGGCGGTCGACGGAGACCTTGTCGCCGTGGACGACGTTGAAGACGCCGTCGGGGAGGCCGGCCTCCTTCCACAGCTCGGCGATGAAGTTGGCGGCGGACGGGTCCTTCTCGGACGGCTTGAGGATGACCGTGTTGCCGGCCGCGATGGCGATCGGGAAGAACCACATCGGCACCATGGCCGGGAAGTTGAACGGCGAGATAATGGCGACCGGGCCGAGCGGCTGGCGGATCGAGTAGACGTCGACGCCGGTGGAGGCCTGCTCGGTGAAGCCGCCCTTGATCAGCTGCGGGATGCCGCAGGCGTACTCGACGACCTCCTGGCCGCGGGCCAGCTCGCCGAGGGCGTCGGAGTGCACCTTGCCGTGTTCGGAGACGATGATCGCGGCGAGTTCGTCCTTGCGGGCGTTGAACAGCTCGCGGAAGTTGAACAGCACCTGGGTGCGCTTGGCGATCGAGGTGTGGCGCCAGGAGGCGAACGCCTGGGCGGCGGCGGCGACCGCCTGGTCGACCTCCGCGATCTCGGCGAAGTCGACCTGGCCGGTCACCTGGCCGGTGGCCGGGTCGTGGAGGTCGCCGCGGCGGGGCGCGGTTCCGGCGGTGGCGACGTTCTGGCCGCCGATCCAGTGGGTGATGTGCTTGCTGCTCAAGGGTCTCTGCCTCCGATGTCCACGGATGTCCCGCGCTCGTTCTCCAGTCTGCGCGGGACGGCGGGCCCACTCAACGAGCACCCTGACGGGGAAGCGCGATTCACCCTTACAGGTCGTCGGGAGGGCCGGCGGGAGGGCCGGCCGGGCCGGTAGCGGGTCCGTCGGCCGGATCGGGTTCGGCGGGTTCGGCGGATTCGGTGGGTTCCAGGTGTTCCAGGTAGGGGTCGTGCAGGCCGTCGGCGAGCGCGGTGGTCTCCAGCAGGTCGAGGCGCAGATCCTGGGCCCAGGCTTCGGCCCACCGCCGGGTGCCGGGGTCCTCGGGCGGCAGCAGCGCGGCGGCGGTTTCGAGCCGGTCGGCGAGCGTACGGGCGGTGCTGTCCTCGTCGGGGCCGGAGTCGAACGCGTCGGCCAGGGCCAGGAGTTCGCCTTCCCGTCGCCGGGCGGTGAGGGCGTGCAGGACGTACAGGTCGGCGGGCAGGGCGCGTTCGCAGAGGGTGCGGACGGCGAGCGCGGCGACGTCGTCCAGTGCGGCGACGGGAACGGTGGCGCCGACGGGGAGGACGGGCGGGTGGCGCAGCGGTTCCCGGCGCAGCTCGACGGCGAGCGGCAACTTCCTTACGGTGAAGTCGAGTTGGCGGCGGCGTGCGGTGCCGGGCGGTTCCTGGACGTAGTGGCCGGCGGCCCGCAGGGTCTCGGCGAGTCCGGTGGCGAGGTCGGCGAGCGGCGGGCCCTCGCCGGTGACGAGCAGCAGGTCGGTGCCGTGGACGGGGGCGGCCAGGCCGTGCAGGCGCAGCGCGTCGGCTCCGGCCAGGGCGAGGGCGTGCCGCAGGCAGTACGGCTGGGCGTCGGCGAGCAGCGCGGCCCGCTCGTCGGCGCCCGGGCCGACCTCACCGTCTGATCCCGAACCCACCGCACCCGTACTCACGCTCACCTCACCCGCGCCCGCGCCCGCCGCTCCCGCACCGCCCGTCTCGTCCATGGGAACAGTCTGGGCCGTCTAGTGCGGCCCGCGCAGGTGTGCGGCGGCGTCGTGCAGGGCGAGTTCGAGGGCGCGGGGGTCGACGAGCCGTCCGTCGGGGTGCGGGGGGATCAGCCAGTGCGGGCCGCGGGTGGGGCGGGTGGGGTGCGGGACGGCGATCCAGGTGCCGTCGCCGGAGGCGCGGATGCCGGTGCCGGTCCAGCGTTCGGCGGTGCCGACGGGGACCAGGAAGCCGACGGTGTCGCCGTCGGGGTCCTCCAGGACGGGGCCGCCGCCGAGCCGGTCGAGCAGGGCGGCGGCGGGGCGGCCGAGCGGGCCGGGAGCGTGCAGGACGTCCCAGCGGCGGCCGGCGGGCAGCAGGGCGAGGCCGGAACGGGTGCGTTCCCAGGTGCGGCGGCAGTGGTCGGGGTCGGCGGCGGCCTCGGCCAGCCAGTGCAGGGCGCTGGGGCGGCGGGTGGTGCTCACGTGCGGTTCCTCGTCTCTCCGGGGTGACGCGCGGCGGGCGGGGTGCCTGCTGTCGTCATCCGGGAGAGCGGGGTACCGGGGATCTCTTACACGGATCCCCGGCGGGCGGGGCGGGTGGGGCGGTCAGCGGTCGCCGAAGATCGTCCGGTGCCAGTCCTTGCGGGCGACCGCGGTGGTGTCGAACATGACGTGCTTGACCTGGGTGTACTCGTCGAGCGAGTACTGCGACATGTCCTTGCCGTAGCCGGACGCCTTGTACCCGCCGTGCGGCATCTCGCTGATGATCGGGATGTGGTCGTTCACCCAGACGCAGCCGGCGGCGATCTCGCGGGTGGCGCGCAGCGAGCGGTGGACGTCGCGGGTCCAGGCGGAGGCGGCGAGGCCGTAGGGGGTGTCGTTGGCGAGGCGCAGGCCCTCCTCGTCGCTGTCGAAGGGCAGGACGACGAGCACCGGGCCGAAGATCTCGCCCTGGACGACCTCGCTGTCCTGGGCGGCGCCGGTGATCAGGGTGGGGCGGTGGTAGGCGCCGAGGGAGAGGTCGGTGCCGTCGTGGCCCTTGCCGGTGGCGGGGCCTCCGGTGACGACGGTGGCGTAGGCGCGGGCGCGCTCGACGAAGCCGGCGACGCGGTCGCGGTGGGCGAAGGAGACCAGCGGGCCCAGGTCGGTCTGCGGGTTCAGCGGGTCGCCGAGCCGGATGCCGTCGTAGAGGTCGGCGACGCCGGCCACGAAGGCGTCGTAGAGCGGGCGCTGGACGTAGGCGCGGGTGGCGGCGGTGCAGTCCTGGCCGCTGTTGATCAGGGAGGCGGCGACGGCGCCGTGGACGGCGGCGTCGAGGTCGGCGTCGTCGAAGACCACGAAGGGGGCCTTGCCGCCGAGTTCGAGGTGGGTGCGCTTGACGGTGGCGGTGGCGATCTCGGCGACCCGCTTGCCGACGGCGGTGGAGCCGGTGAAGGAGACCATGGCGACGTCGGGGTGGCCGATGAGGTGTTCGCCCGCGGTGCGTCCGGCGCCGGTGACGACGTTGACGACGCCGTCGGGGATGCCGGCCGCGGTGCAGGCGCGGGCGAACATCAGCGAGGTCAGCGGGGTGATCTCGGCGGGCTTGAGGACGATGGTGTTGCCCGCGGCGATGGCCGGGAGGATCTTCCAGGCGGCCATCTGCAGCGGGTAGTTCCAGGGCGCGATGCTGCCGACCACGCCGACGGCCTCGCGGCGCACGTACGAGGTGTGGTCGCCGCTGTACTCGCCGGCGGCCTTGCCCTCCAGGTTGCGGGCGGCTCCGGCGAAGAACGAGGTGTTGTCGACGGTGCCGGGGACGTCGAACTCGGTGGAGAGCTTGATCGGCTTGCCGGTCTGCGCGGTCTCGACCCGGGCGAAGTCCTCGGCGTGCTCGGCGAGGATCCCGGCCAGGCGGTTGAGCGCCTCGGAGCGGGCGCCGGGGGTGGCGCCGGACCACTCGGGGAGGGCGGCGCGGGCGGCGGCGACGGCGGTGTCGACGTCGGCGGGGGTGGCGAGCTCGACCTGCTGGACGGTGGCGCCGTTCGCGGGGTTGACCACGGCGAAGGGTTCGCTGCCGGAGCCCCGGGTCGGGCGGCCCGCGATGTGCTGCGCGCCGTCGTTGAAGCTGGTCAGGTCCATGAGTTGCCTCCATTGCCTACTCGACCAGGCCGACGATGCCTCGGTTCGGGTGCCGGGGGCAAGCGTCACTCAGCAACGGGCCGACCGAAGGGCCTTACACGCTGCAAGGTCGCCCGTGGGTGACAGGGCGTCGCCGTCGCGCATGATTGACCTGACACCCTGAGAACCCCCCGGAGGTATCCGCGATGCTCCCCACCGTCGCCCGCGTGCTCGACCTCGACGTGATGCGGCGCGGTCTGCCCCAGGTGGTGGCCGGTGCGGCCGCGCTGGAGCGCCCGGTGCGCTGGGTGCACGTCAGCGAGCTGCCGGACGTGGCGGGGGTACTGCGCGGCGGCGAGCTGGTGCTGTCGACGGGCATCGCGTTGCCGGAGGACCGGGACGGGCTGGCCCGGTACGTGCGGGAGCTGGCCGAGGTGGGGGTGGCGGGGCTGGTGATCGAGTTCGGCCGCCGGTACTTCGACTCGTTGCCGCGGGCGCTGGTGGCGGCGGCGGAGCGGCACGACCTGCCGCTGGTGGCGCTGCGCCGGGAGCTGAAGTTCGTCGCGGTGACCGAGGCGGTGCACGCGCTGGTGGTGAACGCGCAGTTGGAGCAGCTGCGGGTGTCCGAGGCGGTGCACCAGGTGTTCAACGAGCTGGCCACCGAGGGTGCGGAGCCGGCCGAGGTGGTGCGGCAGGTGGCCCGGATGGCGGGCGCGCCGGTGGTGCTGGAGAACCTGGCGCACCAGGTGCTGGCGCACGACCCGGCGGGGCGCGGCGAGCAGGAGCTGCTGGAGAACTGGGAGCACCGTTCGCGCGGCGTGCACCCGGCGGGCCGCACCGGGTACGACCCGCGGTCGGGCTGGCTGGTGACCACGGTGGGGGCGCGCGGCCAGGACTGGGGGCGGCTGGTGCTGGTGGACGAGCCGGTGGTGCTGCCGCCGGACGTGCCGCACCCGCACGCGATGCTGCTGGAGCGCGGCGCGGCGACGCTGGCGCTGAACCGGCTGGTGGTGCGCGACCGGGAGTCGCTGGAGCGGCAGACCCACCGCACCCTGCTGTCGGGCATCCTGACCCACGCGCTGACGGTCTCCGAGGTGGCGCTGCGGGCGCAGGCGCTGGGCGTGCCGCTGGAGGGCCGCCGGCTGGTGGGCGTGGTGCTGCGCCAGCGGCAGGGCCCGTTGCCGGCGGCGCTGGAGGCGCAGGCCCGGCTGCGGGACTTCACCGAGCTGGCGGCGACCGCGATCCGCACCTCCCGGCTGTCGGCGCTGGTGGGCGCGCTGGACGACGAGGGGGTGGGCCTGCTGGTGGCGCTCGGTTCGCAGCAGGACGAGCACGCCTCGCTGGAGTCCTTCGCGGCGGCGCTGCGCCGGTTGTCGGCGGAGGCGGGCCGGGACGGGTCGGCGGCCGAGCCGGTGATAGCGGTCGGCTCCTCGGTGGGTTCGGTCCGGGACGCCCGGCGCACCCTGCTGGAGGCCACCCAGGTCGCGGACGCGGCGCTGCACGACGCGCCGGGCGGCCGGGCGGCGTACTACCGGCTGCCGGACGTCCGGCTGCGCGGCCTGCTGCACCTGCTGCGCGACGACGAGCGCCTGCAGACGTACGTGGAGCGGGAGTTGGGCCCGCTGCTGGCGTACGACGCGGAGCACGGCGGCCAGTTGGTGCAGATGCTGCGGATCTACCTGGAGCAGGGCCGCAACAAGTCGGCGGCGGCGGACGCCGCGCACCTGTCGCGGCCGTCCTTCTACGACCGGCTGCACAAGGTGGAGCGGATCCTGGGCGTGGACCTGGACCAGGTGGAGTCCTGCCTGTCGCTGCACGTGGCGCTGCTGGCGCTGGACGCGGTCCGGCGTTGACCGGCGGACCGCGTCCGGCGCGGTCAGCCGGCGGACTTGGGCGGCGGGACCTGACCGCGGACCAGCAGGTCCAGGGCCTGGGCGTCGTGCCGGTCGCGGGCTTCGAGGGCGACCCGGGAGCCGTCCGCGAAGTGCGCCTCGACCCGGCTGGACCAGGAGCCCATCCGCGGTTCGATCCTGGCCAGTTGCTGCCGCGGGACCTCGCCGTACGGGTGGTAGCCGTCGGAGAGGGCGCTGCCGAGCAGGATCCGGTGGTCGGTGAAGACCAGCATGACGCCGCGGTTCTCGTAGGTCCGGTCGCCGCGGCCGCCGGTCAGCACCTGGACGGCGAACCGGCCGGCCTGGCTGTCCCAGCCGCCGGACAGGCCGCGGCCGCGGAAGATCCGCCGGAGGTTGCGGAAGAAGCCGCCGATGGCCTCCTCGACCGCGTCGACGAGTGCGCCGGCCAGGTCGAGCAGGAAGCCGACGGCCTGGAACAGGCCGTCGCGTTCCTTGCGGTAGCGGCGCGGGACGCGGCGGAGCAGGTCGCTGAGCTCGATGTCGACGACGGCGTGCACCCGTTCGCCGGGAGCCAGGTGCGGCGCCACCAGCGGCAGGTGGGAGCCGCCGCCGAGCCGGTGCGGCTCGTACACCTGCGGTGCGGCGGTCGGCGGGTACCCGGTCGCGCCGTAGGGGCCGGCCGTCATCCGAACGCCTCCGTGACGCGGTTGCCCGGCACCCGGTAGGGCTCGCCGCCGGGCGGGCCGTCCAGGGCGCCGGCGATGGTGTCCAGGCCCTGGTCGCTGAGCAGGTTGTCGGTGAGGACGCCGGGGAAGTCGCCGGCGCCGGTGACCGCGCCCAGGCCGCCCTTGATGCCGCCCTTGACCGCGCCGAAGCCCTTGCCCAGGGCCTGGGCGGTGGCGAACTCGCCGAGGTTGGCCATCGACGGGTTGCGGACCAGGTCGAGGCCGGACTTCCAGCGGTTGCCCTTGCCGCCGAGCTTGCGGACGGCCTTGGCGGCCTTGCGGGCCTTGTTGAACTTGCCCAGGGTGCGCGCCGCCTTCATCGCCTTGATGGCTTCGTGCAGTTCCTTGAGCGCCTTCTCCAGCTTGAGCGAGACCTGGCCCACCCGGGCGATGTAGATGGCGATCTCGCCCTCGACGATGATCGCCTCGGCGGCGGTGGCCAGGCCCAGGGTGAGGATGTCGATCGCCACCGAGGCGGCCAGGGTGATGATCAGCGTCTCGATGGCCTCGCGGATGATCTCGATGATCAGCTGCTCGGCGAGCTGGCACTGGGCGGCGGCCTGGTTGATGATCTGCGCGACCTGGGCCATGTCGGCGGCGGTGGCGTCGACGGCCTCGACGACGGTGGCCATGTGGCCGCCGAAGGCCGCGGAGGCCGCGCCCTCCCAGCCGCCCTCGACCCGGGTGCCGGCGGCCCGCAGCTCGTCGGCGACCTCCTGCATCGCCTTCGCCTGGGCCTGCCACTCGTGCGAGGCGGCGGTCAGCGCCTGCAGGTCGCCGGTGACCTTCTCCAGCACGTCCATCAGCCCGGTGGCGTCCAGCGCCGCCTTGACGATGGAGTCGAGGCCCGCGTCGAGGCCCTCGCTGACCGGGTTGTCGAAGCTGGGCAGCGACGGCAGCTGGTCGGCGGCCCGGTCACGGGTCCACCGGTAGGCGTCGACCGCGTCGCCGAAGGCGCCGGGGGCCAGGGTGCTCACTGGCCACCCCCGTAGACCTCGGCGGTGTCCTGCTCGTTGCTCTCGTAGTTGTCCACCGTGAACCGGACGCCCTCGCCGGTGGCGTCGAGCAGTTCGATCAGGTCGGCGAAGTTCTCCTGTTCCGCTTCGGCGTGCTCCTGGTAGGAGCCGTGCAGCTCGCCCGAGCCCGGCAGCTTGCCGAAGGCCTCGGACGAGAGCTGGACACCCGCCAGGGCCGCGCGGATCTGGGCGATCCGTTCGGCCTGGGTGTCGAGCACGGACGCGTATCCGGTGAGTACTTCGGGCTCGACCCGAAACCCCGTGTCCCCCATGACATTTCCTTTGCTCTCAGGTCAGGCGAATCATCGTACTGATCTGATGAGCAAAGGCATCAAGGGGCCCCGGGCGGTTTTCCCGGAGCCCCTGTGAAGAAAAGATGAAGGATCGTCAGATCACGTGTGCGTCGGTGAGGGTCAGCACCTCGTCCAGCACGGCGAGGCCCGCCTTGGCCTCCTCCGCGCTGACGTTGCACGGCGGCACCACGTGGAAGCGGTTCATGTTGGTGAACGGCCACAGGCCCCGCTGCTTGCAGGCCGCCGCGAGCTGCGCCATCGGCGCGTTGTCGGCACCGGCCGCGTTGTACGGCACCAGCGGCTCGCGGGTCTCCCGGTCCTTCACCAGGTCCAGCGCCCAGAACACGCCCAGGCCGCGCACCTCGCCGATCGAGGGGTGCCGCTCGGCCAGCTCGCGCAGGCCGGGGCCGAGCACGCTCTCGCCGATCAGCCTGGCGTTCTCCACGATGCCCTCCTCGGCCATGGTGTTGATCGTCGCCACCGCGGAGGCGCAGGCCAGCGGGTGGCCCGAGTAGGTCAGGCCGCCCGGGAACGCCTTCTGCGCGAAGGTCTCCGCGATCGCCCCGGAGATCGCCACGCCGCCCAGCGGCAGGTAGCCGGAGTTGACGCCCTTGGCGAAGGTCAGCAGGTCCGGGGTGATCCCCCAGTGGTCGGCGGCGAACCAAGCGCCGGTGCGGCCGAACCCGGCCATCACCTCGTCCAGGATGAACACGATCCCGTACCGGTCGCAGATCTCCCGCACGCCCGCCAGGTACCCGGCCGGCGGCACCAGGATGCCCGCGGTGCCGACCACCGTCTCCAGGATGATCGCCGCGACGGTGCCCGGACCCTCGAACGCGATGGTCTGCTCCAGGTGCGCCAGCGCGCGCTCGCACTCCTGCGCCTCGTTCTCCGCGTGGAAGTTCGAGCGGTACGGGTACGGGCCCCAGAAGTGCACGATGCCCGACACGCCCGCCTCGTTCGCCCAGCGGCGCGGGTCGCCGGTCAGGGCGATCGCGTTGGCGGTGGCGCCGTGGTACGAGCGGTAGGTGGAGAGCACCTTGTGCCGGCCGGTGTGCAGCCGGGCCATCCGGATCGCGTTCTCGTTCGCCTCGGCGCCGCCGTTGGTGAAGAAGATCTTGTCCAGGTCGCCGGGGGTGCGCTCGGCGATCAGCCGGGCGGCCTCGCTGCGCGACTCCTCGGCGAAGCCCGGGGCGATGGTGCACAGCTGGGCGGCCTTCGCCTGGATCGCCGCGACCACCTTCGGGTGCTGGTGGCCGATGTTGGTGTTCACCAGCTGCGAGGAGAAGTCCAGGTAGCGGTTGCCGTCGTAGTCCCAGAAGTAGGAGCCCTCGGCACCGGCCACCGCGAGGGGGTCGATCAGCGCCTGGGCGGACCACGAGTGGAAGACGTGCGCGCGGTCGGCGGCCTTGACGGCCTGCCCGGCGACCGAGTCAGCGGTGGGAGTGCTCATGCGACCAGCGTAGGGAGCGGCCCCGGCCGGGGGCAGCTTCATCGTGTCACGCGCGTCGCGCCGCACCCTGACACATTGACGGCCGCAAGCGACAGGGGCGCGAGGAACTGCGCGCCCGGCCACCCGCTCACGTGGAGCGGCGGCCCCCGGCCCGGTCCCTCGCGCCCCTGCCCCCGGCGCTACGCGATCAGATCGCGGTCATGCTGCGTCTGCTGGTCACGACCCGCTAGATCGCGGTCATGACGTGCTTGATCCGGGTGTAGTCCTCGAACCCGTACGACGACAGGTCCTTGCCGTAGCCGGACTTCTTGAACCCGCCGTGCGGCATCTCGGCGACCAGCGGGATGTGGGTGTTGATCCACACGCAGCCGAAGTCCAGCCGGCGGGACATCCGCATCGCGCGGGCGTGGTCCTTGGTCCACACCGAGGAGGCGAGCGCGTACTCGACGCCGTTGGCGTACCCGACGGCCTGGTCCTCGTCGGTGAACTTCTGCACGGTGATGACCGGGCCGAAGACCTCGTTCTGGATGATCTCGTCGTCCTGCTGGAGGCCGGAGACCACGGTCGCCGCCCAGAAGTAGCCCCTGTCGCCGACCCGGTGACCGCCGGCCTCGACCTTGGCGTGCGCGGGGAGGCGCTCGATGAAGCCGGCCACCTGCTGGAGCTGGTTGGCGTTGTTGAGCGGGCCGTAGAGGACGTCCTCGTCGTCCACGCCGCCGGTCTTGGTGTCGGCGGCGGCCTTGGCGAGGGCCTCGACGAAGGCGTCGTGGATCGACTCGTGCACCAGGACGCGGGTGGCCGCGGTGCAGTCCTGGCCGGCGTTGAAGTAGCCCGCCATGGCGATGCCCTCGACGGCCTCGTCGATGTCGGCGTCCTCGAAGACCACGACCGGGGCCTTGCCGCCGAGCTCCAGGTGGACCCGCTTGACGTCCTTCGCGGCGGACTCGGCGACCTGCATGCCGGCCCGGACCGAGCCGGTGATGGAGGCCATCGCCGGGGTGCGGTGCTCGACCATCAGGCGGCCGGTCTCGCGGTCGCCGCAGATCACGTTGAAGACGCCGGCCGGCAGTTCCAGCTCCTTGAGCACGCCGCCGATGATCTCGGCGAGCAGCACGGTGGAGGCGGGGGTGGTGTCGGAGGGCTTGAGCACCACGGCGTTGCCCGCGGCGATCGCCGGGGCGAACTTCCAGACCGCCATCATCATCGGGTAGTTCCACGGGGCGACCTGCGCGCAGACGCCGACCGGCTCGCGGCGGACGATCGAGGTCAGGCCGTCCATGTACTCGCCCGCGGCCTTGCCCTCCAGCAGGCGGGCGGCGCCGGCGAAGAAGCGCAGCTGGTCGACCATCGGGCCGATCTCCTCGGAGAGGGTCAGCCCGCGCGGCTTGCCGGTGTTGCGGACCTCGGCGTCGACGATCTCGTCGGCCCGGGCCTCGACCGCGTCGGCGATCTTGAGCAGCAGCTTCTGCCGGGTGGACGGGGTGGAGTCCCGCCAGACCGGGAAGGCGGCGGCCGCGGCGGCCATCGCGGCGTCCACGTCGGCCGCGCCGGAGAGCGGGGAGGTCGCGTAGACCTCGCCCGTGGTCGGGTCGACGACGTCGAGCGTGCGGCCGTCCGCAGCGTCGACGAACTCGCCGTTGATGTAGTTGCGCAGCGTACGAAGCTCGCTCACGGTCTCTCCTCGGTCTGGGCCTGCGTCGTTGCAGCCCCGGGCGCCAGGTTACCCCTGGGCCGGGATGGGCACGGCATGTCAGCGACAAGCCACGATCGGCGGTGTGCAGGCTCGCGCGTGTACGTAGCCAGGGTACCCATGCCACTGCCGGTATCGACAGGGGTGGTCGCCAGAGGCCACGCTTTCCGCGCCCGATCTTCGAATAGGCAACGAAATCAGCAGCTCGGGAGCTTGCGATTCCGCCGCCCGTCAGGCACAGTGGCGGCGTGGCCAACCGTGACCGGAACGCCAGCGTTCCCCTCGACGCCGCCTCCAAGGCGATCATCGAGCAGCTCCAGGAGGACGGGCGCCGTCCGTACGCCGCCATCGGCAAGGCCGTGGGCCTGTCCGAGGCGGCCGTCCGGCAGCGCGTCCAGAAGCTGCTCGACCAGGGCGTGATGCAGATCGTCGCCGTGACCGATCCGCTCACCGTCGGATTCACCCGCCAGGCCATGGTGGGCATCCGGGTGGAGGGCGACATCGAGCCGGTGGCCGACGCGCTGGCCGCCTTCGACGAGGTCGACTACGTGGTGTGCACCGCGGGTTCGTTCGACCTCCTCGCCGAGCTGGTGTGCGAGGACGACGAGCACCTGCTCGAACTGATCAACAAGCGCATCCGCGCGCTTCCCGGCGTGCGGAGCACCGAGAGCTTCGTTTACCTGAAACTCCGGAAACAGACCTACACCTGGGGCACCCGATGACAGCCGACCCGGCGCAGAAGGACCTTTCCAAGA is part of the Kitasatospora cineracea genome and harbors:
- a CDS encoding gamma-aminobutyraldehyde dehydrogenase, yielding MSELRTLRNYINGEFVDAADGRTLDVVDPTTGEVYATSPLSGAADVDAAMAAAAAAFPVWRDSTPSTRQKLLLKIADAVEARADEIVDAEVRNTGKPRGLTLSEEIGPMVDQLRFFAGAARLLEGKAAGEYMDGLTSIVRREPVGVCAQVAPWNYPMMMAVWKFAPAIAAGNAVVLKPSDTTPASTVLLAEIIGGVLKELELPAGVFNVICGDRETGRLMVEHRTPAMASITGSVRAGMQVAESAAKDVKRVHLELGGKAPVVVFEDADIDEAVEGIAMAGYFNAGQDCTAATRVLVHESIHDAFVEALAKAAADTKTGGVDDEDVLYGPLNNANQLQQVAGFIERLPAHAKVEAGGHRVGDRGYFWAATVVSGLQQDDEIIQNEVFGPVITVQKFTDEDQAVGYANGVEYALASSVWTKDHARAMRMSRRLDFGCVWINTHIPLVAEMPHGGFKKSGYGKDLSSYGFEDYTRIKHVMTAI
- a CDS encoding Lrp/AsnC family transcriptional regulator, whose amino-acid sequence is MANRDRNASVPLDAASKAIIEQLQEDGRRPYAAIGKAVGLSEAAVRQRVQKLLDQGVMQIVAVTDPLTVGFTRQAMVGIRVEGDIEPVADALAAFDEVDYVVCTAGSFDLLAELVCEDDEHLLELINKRIRALPGVRSTESFVYLKLRKQTYTWGTR